The DNA region tgggtatataacctgtgttttggggactgtctccactgggctgggtatATAACCTGTGTGTCGGggactgtctccactgggctgggtgTATAACCTGTGTTTTGGggactgtctccactgggctgggtatataacctgtgtttcggggactgtctccactgggctgggtatataacctgtgttttggggactgtctccactgggctgggtatATAACCTGTGTGTCGGGGacggtctccactgggctgggtgTATAACCTGTGTTTCGGGGACGGTCTCCACTGTGCTGGGTATATAACCTGTGTTTCGGggactgtctccactgggctgggtatATAACCTGTGTGTCGggactgtctccactgggctgggtgTATAACCTGTGTTGTATTTTCCAGGCAGTGTTTCGGGGacggtctccactgggctgggtatATAACCTGTGTGTCGGggactgtctccactgggctgggtgTATAACCTGTGTGTCGGggactgtctccactgggctgggtgTATAACCTGTGTTTCGGGGacggtctccactgggctgggtatGTAACCTGTGTGTCGGggactgtctccactgggctgggtatATAACCTGTGTTGTATTTTCCAGGCAGTGTTTTGGGGacggtctccactgggctgggtgTATGATCATCTCCCTACTGGGTCAACAGAGACGCTTTGACATCCTGGACTTCAGCTATCACCTGCTGAAGGTGCAGAAACACGATGGAAAGGATGAGATCATCAAGAGTGTGGTGAGTGGAAGGTCAGGGGTCAGCAACACTGGAACCTTCAGACCCCAAACATCTGAGTTGTTCGTATTCATTAGCACAAACAGTAGCAAAAGTGGTTCTTAGTGAATACAACCATGGGTGTCATGTTTAGGGTAATCTCTGCCAGACAGTCTTTTAGATCCGGCCAAAACAACGATTTATAGTATCATTAGTCTGAATGATGTCTCTCCTTCCTCAGCCTCTTAAAAAGATGGTGGACAGAATCCACAAGTTCCAGGTTCTCAACGATGAGATCTACGCCATTCTGAACAAGTACCTGAAGTCAGGCGACGGGGAAAATATGCCTGTGGAGCATGTCCGGTGTTTCCAGCCTCCTATCCACCAATCCCTGGCCAGCAACTGAGATTGACCATCCAATAGCATGAATCAGCAATACATTTCCTATAGCGCCATCCACTTATGTTTAACTAAGCACAAAGGTTGCATCTCAAACGTTTTATATaagtgcactacctagggaatagggtgcctttttggAGGCACTTATGAAATATTCTTCCCCcttttaaactagatgataggaacactgtggaccattttcagcaagttgaaaacAGAAATATAcgaggtctaaatcatgtttgatctttaagtatatatatttttcagaaCTGTTTAAAGCAGCAGTGCCCCAACTTTCCTTATATAATGTTTGTCAGGATGATTTTTGTGCCTTAAGTAATCAATCGCAAAACTGTGTTTCACATCTGGAACACTGTAGACCAGGGAATGATTTATTTTGGGGGTGGTGGGATATCGTTGTAGCCTGTACTCAATGAAGGGGAATTGGACAGAGTAGAGTATATTTGGTGCTAAAAACCTATCAATCTGTAAAGTAACCAAGTTTCTTAATGATAAAGCATTTATTCACTTAGCCTTTTTGTGTTGAAATTATTTTAATCATTTTCATTCAATAAATATGTAACAAATATCGTCTTGTTCTTGAGTGCATTTATGTAAAagatacaaaaaaaaacagttgttGATTTAACTCTTCAGGTATCACAATTAAGAACACGTATCAGTTTACGTTCCAAATGAcctccctattccctctatagtgcactacttctgaccagatccataggggtagtgcactatgtagggaatagggtgccacgtATCCCAAACTCAGAACTGGAGccaaaattaaaaaaaatcagaCCAATAACATTACAAAAACAAAGCTGTTGATTTGTAGAAGGAAACTCTGTGCAGGTTTAAATACAGAATGTATAACGTAGTATGAATATTGCCTGCTTCCGAGGGTGAGATGAACCCCTGTCCCCATGTCGTCAGAGAACAGAAGGCAAATCTAATCCAAGTACAATCAGTGGGTCCATCTAAGTCAAGAGTTGATTGttttaatgtaaaaaaacaacCATCCACACCAGTGTAGTCCTAGGCAAatccccaaatagcaccctatatagtgcactagttttaaccagagtattgcactataaagggatgccatttgggacgcaatccTAGTCagtcagatggggggggggggggtctgcagGACCTGGCAGCTAGGTCCTCTAAGAGGCTGTCAGTAGGATGAGGGGGGGGTCTGCTTGCTAGGTCCTCTAAGAGGCTGTCATGGTACCATTCCTCCTGGACAGGCTGTCAAACGGCAggcccacctccctctcctccaggttCATGTCTGTGGAGTCATTGCGCAGCAGTTCGTAGCTGCCGTGTGTTGCCACTCCGTTAGCTGCCGGCCCGGGCCTCTCGTCCTTCCTGATGGACACCGCCAGCGTGGACAGGCTCACACTAAGGTCCTTAAAGGCATGGAGCAGAAAGATACCAACTATAATGGTCAGGAACCCACTCAGAGTCCCGATAACATCAGCAGTAGCCATGTGCTCCCACTCTTTGAAGAGGATGGCAGagcaggagaggactgaggtggTGAAGAACACGTAGTAGATGGGTGTGACCAGGGACGTGTTGAAGATATCCAGAGCCTTGTTCAGGTAGTTGATCTGAGTGGAGACGCAGGCCACCAGCCCGAGCAGTAACACCCAGGCTAAAGGGTTCCCCACCACGGACCTCCCAGCTATGGCCTCTTTGATGGCGATGCCCAACCCCTTCACACACGACACAGACAGAGCTCCTATCACAGAGCAGATGGTAATATACACCATGATGTTGGTCTGGCCGTGCCGAGGGCCCACCACCAAGATGAAGATGAGCGCTACGATGATGACGAAGGTGGCAAACACCAGGAAACCTGAGGGAGACAGAGGATGGCTTAGCTCACAGGAAGTTAAACAGAATAATGAGGTGTCTGAAGTTAGTCATCAAAGAGCAGTAGAGGAGAGAATAAAGTCTCCGGCCTCCTCCTCCAAAGAGCTTTAAGGACTTGAGGAAGCATCTTTTCAGAACACAGTAACTCATGTAGTTGAGGGGAGGGTCTGTCCGGTACCGACCTGGGTCCACCAGTTTCCGAGCCATGTGGTCCAGACTGTTGATCTCTTCCTCCTGAGGGGCGTGGATCACCATGGTAGTAGAGCCCAAGATACTGAGCAGACAGCCCAGCTTCCCGTGCAGGTTCAGACGCTCGGTCAGGAAGTACGAGGACAGCACCGCACTGCCGCAAAACATAGAAAACACAGTTATATTACAGTAACTCAGTTAACCGAAAATACAGAACCGCAACATAACCAATGTTCCCTCGATATTAACaggcactgagcaaattttaggtctgctgagcgcaaagtTGAAAGCAACTTCCAGCGAGCGTTTACTGTGActactgaggctgtacccgctttaagttagttttaacagtgaccaagtaggctactgtggctgtttgatcataatgtaggcctaccatcaGAAACAACAGGgaaaaaatgcatcccataatatTTTTACATGGagatagctgttctatcattcagccttcagtagcagccaatgtgtggtgttcaatgtaggactacattccatgagacttttgaaaaaaaacatgcagggcttcaCATGAACCTGttaatccacttgtccttcagacaaggaagtgaatgaaaatgaaatgttgtttgatgcaagaaactaCATCATTGTTTCCATAccattacagagaatcagacaaatcatgctacttagcttattcaagcccgTCTCCAAACACAACACTGCTAATAATTCACTAACTAGCAACGGATAAGAACAAACGAGCACACATGGGCTACATGTAgctctcactttgatctcaaaacaagcacaacTACTCATgaccactcatgctgtaaacacagtccagtttcCAATGAATGGCACAGAGCCATATACGGTCTATTTGCAGATCTGATTGGTTATACGGGCTGGCGTGTCAATGCTGTAGAATCCTATGAGTTCTGCCTAAcgaaatctcttgcatagttcgtttggtttcggtatgttgcattaaAAGTGGCTGATGATTTAATCCATGTTCCCACAGTAAAGGAAAACATTGAATCTTGTTCTTCACTCTGTGGGCTGATACAGTATTTCTATTGCAGTCTCAGGAAACATGGGTTATAACCTAAAATACAGTACCACACAGCAATGAGATGAAGCATACATCAAACCCACAGCCCCACACAAAAATAAAACGCAacagttggtcccatgtttcatgagctgaaataaaagatctcagaaatgttccatacgcacaaaaagcttatttctctaaaatgttgtgcacaaagtttctctctctgttagtgagcattcctcctttgccaagataatccatccacctgacaggtgtgacatatcaagaagctgattaaacagcatgatcattacacaggtgcaccttgtgctgggggacaataaaaggccactcttaaatgtgccgttttgtcacaacacaatgccacagatgtctaaagttttgagggagcgtgcaattggcatgctgactgcaggaatgtctaccagagtcgttgccaaataatttaatgttaatttctataccataagcAACCGCCAAcgccgttttagagaatttggcagcatctccaaccggcctcacaaccgcagactaacttctgcataaactgtcagaaaccgtcccagggaagctcatctgcatgctcgtcatcctcaccagggtcttgacctgactgcagttcagcgtcgtGACCGACTTCAGTGGACAAATGTTCACCTTTGATGGCActttggagaagtgtgctcttcacaatGAATCGCGGTTTCAGCTGTACTGGGCAGATAACAGaccgtgtgggcgagcggtttgctgatatcaacgttgtgaacaaagtggcccatggtggcggtggggttatggtatggacaggcataaactacggacaacaaacGATTGCATTTtagcgatggcaatttgaatgcactgagatcctgaggcccattgtcgtaccattcacccgcctccatcacctcatgtttcagcatgataatgcacggccccatgtcgcaaggatctgtacacaattcctggaagctgaaaatgtcccagttcttccttggcctgcatactcaccagacatgtcacccattgagcatgtttggaatgctctggtgGAACTACTCAgaaaaatgtttgaaattgttgcatgttgtgttcttacagtggggagaacaagtatttgataacctgcaaaattggcagtgtttcctacttacaaagcatgaagAGGGCTGtagtttttatcataggtacacttcaactgtgagagacggaatctaaaacaaaaatccagaaaatcacatattatgatttttaagtaattcatttgcattttattgcatgacataagtatttgatacatcagaaaagcagaacttaatatttggtacagaaacctttgtttgcaattacagagatcatacgtttcctgtagttcttgaccaggtttgcacacactgcagcagggattttggcccactcctccatacagaccttctccagatccttcaggtttcagggctgtcgctgggcaatacggactttcagctccctccaaagattttctattgggctcaggtctggagactgggtaggtcactccaggaccttgagatgcctCTTACGgaaccactccttagttgccctggctgtgtgtttcgggtcgttgtcatgctggaagacccagccacgacccatcttcaatgctcttactgagggaaggaggttgttggccaagaacTCGCGATAcgtggccccatccatcctcccctcaatacggtgcagtcgtcctgtcccctttgcagaaaagcatccccaaagaatgatgtttccacctccatgcttcacggttgggatggtgttcttggggttgtactcatccttcttcttcctccaaagacgacgagtggagtttagaccaaaaagctctatttttgtctcatcagaccacatgaccttctcccattcctcctctggatcatccagatggtcattggcaaacttcagacgggcctggacatgcgctggcttgagcagggggaccttgcgtgcgctgcaggattttaatccatgacggcgtagtgtgttactaatggttttctttgagactgtggtcccagctctcttcaggtcattgaccaggtgtagttctgccgtgtagttctgggctgatccctcaccttcctcatgatcattgatgccccacaaggtgagatcttgcatggagccccagaccaagggtgattgaacgtcatcttgaacttcttacattttctaataattgtgccaacagttgttgccttctcaccaagctgcttgcctattgtcctgtagcccatcccatccttgtgcaggtctacaattttatccctgatgtccttacacagctctctggtcttggccattgtggagaggttggagtctgtttgattgagtgtgtggacagatgtcttttatacaggtaacgagttcaaacaggtgcagttaatacaggtaatgagtggagaacaggagggcttcttaaagaaaaactaacaggtctgagAGCCAGATTCGTACTGGTtgctaggtgatcaaatacttatgtcatgcaataaaatgcaagttaattacttaaaaatcagaatatgtgattttctggatttttgttttagattccctctctcacagttgaagtgtacctatgaaatgacagacctctacatgctttgtaagtaggaaaacctgcaaaatcagaagtgtatcaaatacttgttctccccactgtatctgtgtTCAGTGTTTAACAgttcacacacacagctcaatcACGGACAGAAGTAGAAGACAAACATTGTCACACCTCTACAGGacagcatggcaacaacacacacacacggttcagTCATTCACACACCTGGTACAACTTCAAAAACATAAActataacatctactatatactgtaaggTCAAACATGTAGAACCAGTGGGCCCCCAGAGGAGTGACCTACCTGACCAGCACACTGAGGGCCCCCAGAGGGGTGACCTACCTGACCAGCACACTGAGGGCCCCCAGAGGGGTGACCTACCTGACCAGCACACTGAGGGCCCCCAGAGGAGTGACCTACCTGACCAGCACACTGAGGGCCCCCAGAGGGGTGACCTACCTGACCAGCACACTGAGGGCCCCCAGAGGGGTGACCTACCTGACCAGCACACTGAGGGCCTCCAGAGGGGTGACCTACCTGACCAGCACACTGAGGGCCCCCAGAGGGGTGACCTACCTGACCAGCACACTGAGGGCCCCCAGAGGGGTGACCTACCTGACCAGCACACTGAGGGCCCCCAGAGGGGTGACCTACCTGACCAGCACACTGAGGGCCCCCAGAGGGGTGACCTACCTGACCAGCACACTGAGGGCCCCCAGAGGGGTGACCTACCTGACCAGCACACTGAGGGCCCCCAGAGGGGTGACCTACCTGACCAGCACACTGAGGGCCCCCAGAGGGGTGACCTACCTGACCAGCACACTGAGGGCCCCCAGAGGGGTGACCTACCTGACCAGCACACTGAGGGCCCCCAGAGGAGTGACCTACCTGACCAGCACACTGAGGGCCCCCAGAGGGGTGACCTACCTGACCAGCACACTGAGGGCCCCCAGATGGGTGACCTACCTGACCAGCACACTGAGGGCCCCCAGAGGAGTGACCTACCTGACCAGCACACTGAGGGCCCCCAGAGGAGTGACCTACCTGACCAGCACACTGAGGGCCCCCAGAGGGGTGACCTACCTGACCAGCACACTGAGGGCCCCCAGAGGGGTGACCTACCTGACCAGCACACTGAGGGCCCCCAGATGGGTGACCTACCTGACCAGCACACTGAGGGCCCCCAGAGGGGTGACCTACCTGACCAGCACACTGAGGGCCCCCAGAGGAGTGACCTACCTGACCAGCACACTGAGGGCCCCCAGAGGGGTGACCTACCTGACCAGCACACTGAGGGCCCCAGATGGGTGACCTACCTGACCAGCACACTGAGGGCCCCCAGAGGGGTAACCTACCTGACCAGCGCACAGAGGGCCCCCAGAGGAGTGACCTACCTGACCAGCACACTGAGGGCCCCCAGAGGGGTGACCTACCTGACCAGCACACTGAGGGCCCCCAGATGGGTGACCTACCTGACCAGCACACTGAGGGCCCCCAGAGGGGTGACCTACCTGACCAGCACACTGAGGGCCCCCAGAGGGGTGACGAGAGTAGCAGGAGCGAAGGCATACGCTGCAAAGTTAGCCCCTTCTCCAGCCGCCACTGTGAAAACACACAGAACAGGAACACAAGCCCACATGTTTTTAtgttaccaggtaagttgactgagaacagaacgacctggggaatagttacaggggagagggggggggatatAGACACTGAGATTAACTGAATCACATATTAAGAGGAACATTTGATCCATAGTACTTACTTGATAATAAGCCAgcccaccagagacattctttaAGATATGCGTGTCCACCTTGTCCTAGACAAAGAAGAAAACAGGTTCATTAGCTAGCAACGTTTCAGATCGCTAGCTTTAATTAATTAGTTACTCAAACATTCTAATGTGTGTTCAATAAAATGTCCCGCAGTCACACCATATAATCACCGAGGTAATTCTAGGGCGTTATGGTAACAACAAGCGGTACACGTTCTGATGTTACACACTGTAGGTTTAACAACAGTACACTTTGACCCTATATGACACGAGATGGCATGTGTCCTTTCTGCTTGTTCTTgggctatgtcccaaatgacaGTACACTaccccaatgggccctggtcaacactaaccctatgggccctggtcaacagtagagcactaccctacgggccctggtcaacactacccctacgggccctggtcaacactacccctacgggccctggtcaacactacccctacgggccctggtcaacactacccctacgggccctggtcaacactacccctacgggccctggtcagcactacccctacgggccctggtcagcacaacccctacgggccctggtcaacactacccctacgggccctggtcaacactacccctacgggccctggtcaacactacccctacgggccctggtcaacactacccctacgggccctggtcaacactacccctatgggccctggtcagcactacccctatgggccctggtcagcacTATAAGATAAGGTGCAGCAGAGAGCCTACTAGTTAATGATTGGGTGTGTACATAAGACAAGGTGCAGCAGAGAGTCTACTAGTTAATGATTGCTG from Oncorhynchus mykiss isolate Arlee chromosome 1, USDA_OmykA_1.1, whole genome shotgun sequence includes:
- the nipa2 gene encoding magnesium transporter NIPA2 isoform X1, whose translation is MEPTILDQGCSLCDITCRNGRVVTQVGDRCSAGQQLLCVVVNVTNSTNNTSSVTMGQDRGKYDFYIGLGLAISSSIFIGGSFILKKKGLLRLARKGQCRAGQGGHAYLKECLWWAGLLSMAAGEGANFAAYAFAPATLVTPLGALSVLVSAVLSSYFLTERLNLHGKLGCLLSILGSTTMVIHAPQEEEINSLDHMARKLVDPGFLVFATFVIIVALIFILVVGPRHGQTNIMVYITICSVIGALSVSCVKGLGIAIKEAIAGRSVVGNPLAWVLLLGLVACVSTQINYLNKALDIFNTSLVTPIYYVFFTTSVLSCSAILFKEWEHMATADVIGTLSGFLTIIVGIFLLHAFKDLSVSLSTLAVSIRKDERPGPAANGVATHGSYELLRNDSTDMNLEEREVGLPFDSLSRRNGTMTAS
- the nipa2 gene encoding magnesium transporter NIPA2 isoform X2; this translates as MGQDRGKYDFYIGLGLAISSSIFIGGSFILKKKGLLRLARKGQCRAGQGGHAYLKECLWWAGLLSMAAGEGANFAAYAFAPATLVTPLGALSVLVSAVLSSYFLTERLNLHGKLGCLLSILGSTTMVIHAPQEEEINSLDHMARKLVDPGFLVFATFVIIVALIFILVVGPRHGQTNIMVYITICSVIGALSVSCVKGLGIAIKEAIAGRSVVGNPLAWVLLLGLVACVSTQINYLNKALDIFNTSLVTPIYYVFFTTSVLSCSAILFKEWEHMATADVIGTLSGFLTIIVGIFLLHAFKDLSVSLSTLAVSIRKDERPGPAANGVATHGSYELLRNDSTDMNLEEREVGLPFDSLSRRNGTMTAS